One Tursiops truncatus isolate mTurTru1 chromosome 3, mTurTru1.mat.Y, whole genome shotgun sequence DNA segment encodes these proteins:
- the CCDC112 gene encoding coiled-coil domain-containing protein 112 isoform X3 yields the protein MLEELENKLINSRKTDRVKIQQQLAKIHNNVKKLQHQLKDVKPTPDFVEKLREMMEEIENAINTFKEEQRLIYEELTKEEKTTNNELCAISRKIDTWALDNSETEKAFRAMSSKVPVDKVTPSTLPEEVVEFEKFLQQAGGRQGGWDDYDHQNFVKVRNKHKGKPAFMGEVLEHLPGRTQDEVQQHEKWYQKFLALEERKKESIQNWKTKKQQKKEEIFKLKEKAENIPMLFHNKQEDNQKQKEEQRKKQKLAVEAWKKQKSIEMSMKYASQLKEEQEKEKKQQKERQRQCKLKLLLETYTQQKKEQEEFLRLEKEIREKTEKAEKRKTAADEISRFQERDLHKLELKILDRQSKEDEKAEKQRKLAKLKEKVENNISRDPSRVYKPTKGWEERTKKIGPTGSGPLLHIPHRAIPTWRQGV from the exons ATGCTGGaagaattggaaaataaattgattaacAGCCGGAAAACAGACA GAGTAAAAATCCAGCAACAATTGGCCAAAAtacacaacaatgtaaagaaaCTTCAGCATCAGTTAAAAGATGTGAAGCCTACACCTGATT ttgttgaaaagctcagagaaatgatggaagaaattgaaaatgcaaTTAACACTTTTAAGGAAGAGCAGAGGTTGAT ctatgAAGAGCTTACTAAAGAAGAGAAGACAACTAATAATGAGTTGTGTGCCATATCAAGAAAAATTGACACATGGGCTTTGGATAATTCAgaaacagagaaagctttcagagCAATGTCGAGCAAAGTTCCTGTAGACAAAGTAACACCAAGTACTCTTCCAGAAGAAGTGGTAGAGTTTGAAAAATTCCTTCAGCAAGCAGGAGGGCGACAAGGGGGCTGGGATGATTATGATCACCAGAACTTTGTAAAGGTGAGAAACAAGCATAAAGGGAAGCCAGCATTTATGGGAGAAGTTCTTGAACACCTTCCTGGAAGAACACAGGATGAAGTTCAACAGCATGAGAAATGGTATCAAAAATTTCTGGccctagaagaaaggaaaaaagag TCTATTCAGAATTGGAAAACCAAAAAGCAgcaaaaaaaggaggaaattttcAAGTTAAAGGAAAAAGCGGAGAACATACCAATGCTTTTTCATAATAAACAGGAAGAtaatcaaaagcaaaaagaagaacaaagaaagaagcagaaattgGCAGTTGAAGcttggaaaaaacagaaaagtatagaAATGTCAATGAAATATGCTTCCCAGTTAAAAGAAgagcaagagaaggagaaaaagcagcAGAAAGAACGTCAACGCCAATGTAAACTAAAATTGCTGCTAGAAACTTATACCcagcagaagaaagaacaggaagaaTTTTTGAGACTTGAAAAGGAGATtagggaaaagacagaaaaggcagaaaaaagaaaaaccgcTGCTGATGAAATTTCCAGGTTTCAAGAAAGA GATTTACATAAACTTGAATTGAAAATTCTAGATAGACAATCAAaggaagatgaaaaggcagaaaaacaaagaaaactggcaaaattaaaagaaaag GTTGAAAACAACATTAGTAGAGATCCCTCTAGAGTTTACAAACCTACCAAAGGTTGGGAAGAACGCACCAAAAAGATAGGACCAACAGGCTCTGGGCCACTTCTACATATCCCACATAG GGCTATTCCAACCTGGAGACAAggagtttaa
- the CCDC112 gene encoding coiled-coil domain-containing protein 112 isoform X2, which yields MAALTTVVVAAAATAVAGAVAGAGAATGTRVGATPVPQQSDGCFGTSGAIRPFQLQNWKQKVSRTKKAEFIRTAEKFKNQVINIEKDKHNHFYNQKSDFRIEHSMLEELENKLINSRKTDRVKIQQQLAKIHNNVKKLQHQLKDVKPTPDFVEKLREMMEEIENAINTFKEEQRLIYEELTKEEKTTNNELCAISRKIDTWALDNSETEKAFRAMSSKVPVDKVTPSTLPEEVVEFEKFLQQAGGRQGGWDDYDHQNFVKVRNKHKGKPAFMGEVLEHLPGRTQDEVQQHEKWYQKFLALEERKKESIQNWKTKKQQKKEEIFKLKEKAENIPMLFHNKQEDNQKQKEEQRKKQKLAVEAWKKQKSIEMSMKYASQLKEEQEKEKKQQKERQRQCKLKLLLETYTQQKKEQEEFLRLEKEIREKTEKAEKRKTAADEISRFQERVENNISRDPSRVYKPTKGWEERTKKIGPTGSGPLLHIPHRAIPTWRQGV from the exons aGTGATGGCTGTTTTGGTACTTCAGGTGCAATTCGTCCTTTTCAGCTTCAAAACTGGAAGCAGAAAGTTAGTCGGACTAAGAAAGCAGAATTCATACGTAcagcagaaaaatttaaaaatca AGTTATTAacatagaaaaagataaacacaatcATTTCTACAACCAAAAAAGTGACTTCAGAATTGAACATAGTATGCTGGaagaattggaaaataaattgattaacAGCCGGAAAACAGACA GAGTAAAAATCCAGCAACAATTGGCCAAAAtacacaacaatgtaaagaaaCTTCAGCATCAGTTAAAAGATGTGAAGCCTACACCTGATT ttgttgaaaagctcagagaaatgatggaagaaattgaaaatgcaaTTAACACTTTTAAGGAAGAGCAGAGGTTGAT ctatgAAGAGCTTACTAAAGAAGAGAAGACAACTAATAATGAGTTGTGTGCCATATCAAGAAAAATTGACACATGGGCTTTGGATAATTCAgaaacagagaaagctttcagagCAATGTCGAGCAAAGTTCCTGTAGACAAAGTAACACCAAGTACTCTTCCAGAAGAAGTGGTAGAGTTTGAAAAATTCCTTCAGCAAGCAGGAGGGCGACAAGGGGGCTGGGATGATTATGATCACCAGAACTTTGTAAAGGTGAGAAACAAGCATAAAGGGAAGCCAGCATTTATGGGAGAAGTTCTTGAACACCTTCCTGGAAGAACACAGGATGAAGTTCAACAGCATGAGAAATGGTATCAAAAATTTCTGGccctagaagaaaggaaaaaagag TCTATTCAGAATTGGAAAACCAAAAAGCAgcaaaaaaaggaggaaattttcAAGTTAAAGGAAAAAGCGGAGAACATACCAATGCTTTTTCATAATAAACAGGAAGAtaatcaaaagcaaaaagaagaacaaagaaagaagcagaaattgGCAGTTGAAGcttggaaaaaacagaaaagtatagaAATGTCAATGAAATATGCTTCCCAGTTAAAAGAAgagcaagagaaggagaaaaagcagcAGAAAGAACGTCAACGCCAATGTAAACTAAAATTGCTGCTAGAAACTTATACCcagcagaagaaagaacaggaagaaTTTTTGAGACTTGAAAAGGAGATtagggaaaagacagaaaaggcagaaaaaagaaaaaccgcTGCTGATGAAATTTCCAGGTTTCAAGAAAGA GTTGAAAACAACATTAGTAGAGATCCCTCTAGAGTTTACAAACCTACCAAAGGTTGGGAAGAACGCACCAAAAAGATAGGACCAACAGGCTCTGGGCCACTTCTACATATCCCACATAG GGCTATTCCAACCTGGAGACAAggagtttaa
- the CCDC112 gene encoding coiled-coil domain-containing protein 112 isoform X1, translating to MAALTTVVVAAAATAVAGAVAGAGAATGTRVGATPVPQQSDGCFGTSGAIRPFQLQNWKQKVSRTKKAEFIRTAEKFKNQVINIEKDKHNHFYNQKSDFRIEHSMLEELENKLINSRKTDRVKIQQQLAKIHNNVKKLQHQLKDVKPTPDFVEKLREMMEEIENAINTFKEEQRLIYEELTKEEKTTNNELCAISRKIDTWALDNSETEKAFRAMSSKVPVDKVTPSTLPEEVVEFEKFLQQAGGRQGGWDDYDHQNFVKVRNKHKGKPAFMGEVLEHLPGRTQDEVQQHEKWYQKFLALEERKKESIQNWKTKKQQKKEEIFKLKEKAENIPMLFHNKQEDNQKQKEEQRKKQKLAVEAWKKQKSIEMSMKYASQLKEEQEKEKKQQKERQRQCKLKLLLETYTQQKKEQEEFLRLEKEIREKTEKAEKRKTAADEISRFQERDLHKLELKILDRQSKEDEKAEKQRKLAKLKEKVENNISRDPSRVYKPTKGWEERTKKIGPTGSGPLLHIPHRAIPTWRQGV from the exons aGTGATGGCTGTTTTGGTACTTCAGGTGCAATTCGTCCTTTTCAGCTTCAAAACTGGAAGCAGAAAGTTAGTCGGACTAAGAAAGCAGAATTCATACGTAcagcagaaaaatttaaaaatca AGTTATTAacatagaaaaagataaacacaatcATTTCTACAACCAAAAAAGTGACTTCAGAATTGAACATAGTATGCTGGaagaattggaaaataaattgattaacAGCCGGAAAACAGACA GAGTAAAAATCCAGCAACAATTGGCCAAAAtacacaacaatgtaaagaaaCTTCAGCATCAGTTAAAAGATGTGAAGCCTACACCTGATT ttgttgaaaagctcagagaaatgatggaagaaattgaaaatgcaaTTAACACTTTTAAGGAAGAGCAGAGGTTGAT ctatgAAGAGCTTACTAAAGAAGAGAAGACAACTAATAATGAGTTGTGTGCCATATCAAGAAAAATTGACACATGGGCTTTGGATAATTCAgaaacagagaaagctttcagagCAATGTCGAGCAAAGTTCCTGTAGACAAAGTAACACCAAGTACTCTTCCAGAAGAAGTGGTAGAGTTTGAAAAATTCCTTCAGCAAGCAGGAGGGCGACAAGGGGGCTGGGATGATTATGATCACCAGAACTTTGTAAAGGTGAGAAACAAGCATAAAGGGAAGCCAGCATTTATGGGAGAAGTTCTTGAACACCTTCCTGGAAGAACACAGGATGAAGTTCAACAGCATGAGAAATGGTATCAAAAATTTCTGGccctagaagaaaggaaaaaagag TCTATTCAGAATTGGAAAACCAAAAAGCAgcaaaaaaaggaggaaattttcAAGTTAAAGGAAAAAGCGGAGAACATACCAATGCTTTTTCATAATAAACAGGAAGAtaatcaaaagcaaaaagaagaacaaagaaagaagcagaaattgGCAGTTGAAGcttggaaaaaacagaaaagtatagaAATGTCAATGAAATATGCTTCCCAGTTAAAAGAAgagcaagagaaggagaaaaagcagcAGAAAGAACGTCAACGCCAATGTAAACTAAAATTGCTGCTAGAAACTTATACCcagcagaagaaagaacaggaagaaTTTTTGAGACTTGAAAAGGAGATtagggaaaagacagaaaaggcagaaaaaagaaaaaccgcTGCTGATGAAATTTCCAGGTTTCAAGAAAGA GATTTACATAAACTTGAATTGAAAATTCTAGATAGACAATCAAaggaagatgaaaaggcagaaaaacaaagaaaactggcaaaattaaaagaaaag GTTGAAAACAACATTAGTAGAGATCCCTCTAGAGTTTACAAACCTACCAAAGGTTGGGAAGAACGCACCAAAAAGATAGGACCAACAGGCTCTGGGCCACTTCTACATATCCCACATAG GGCTATTCCAACCTGGAGACAAggagtttaa